From one Culex quinquefasciatus strain JHB chromosome 3, VPISU_Cqui_1.0_pri_paternal, whole genome shotgun sequence genomic stretch:
- the LOC6041039 gene encoding venom serine carboxypeptidase, with protein sequence MRLAIGGLLGVVLLLAGGVSGRLFINPYPRYRALPRAVGDADVGAPLFLTPFIKNGTVDAGRQAAKVNHGAIPADIPSYSGYLTVDEQYNSNLFFWYFPAKADAQADAPVVLWLQGGPGASSMYGLFTENGPFSVDAKMKIHPRKYSWHLNHHLIYIDNPVGTGFSFTDHDEGYCTDEKKVGANLHEALVQFFQLFPDLQSRKFFVTGESYGGKYVPAVSHAIHRNNDNAKVKINLAGLAIGNGLCDPFHQLVYGDYLYQLGLIDSNARDQFHAYEKKGRDCITKKDFNCAFDAFDALINGDQFPSGSLFKNVSGFDTYFNYLHTKPDASDEFMVKFLTLPETRQAIHVGNNTFHDLDSENKVEEHLKQDVMNSVVPYLEELLSSYRVAIYNGQLDIIVAYPLTINYVRTLNFPGRDQYKKAPRYIWKVDGEVAGYAKEAGNLVEVLVRNAGHMVPKDQPKWALDLVMRLTHGKGSPSELVGDDLRLK encoded by the coding sequence ATGCGGCTCGCAATCGGCGGACTACTCGGCGTAGTTCTGCTTCTCGCCGGCGGCGTATCCGGCCGCTTGTTCATCAACCCGTATCCGCGGTATCGGGCGCTTCCACGAGCCGTTGGTGACGCCGACGTTGGTGCGCCGCTCTTTCTGACGCCATTTATCAAAAATGGCACCGTCGATGCCGGTCGTCAGGCGGCCAAGGTCAACCATGGCGCCATTCCGGCCGACATTCCAAGCTATTCGGGATATCTGACCGTTGACGAACAGTACAATTCGAATCTGTTCTTCTGGTACTTCCCGGCCAAGGCCGACGCCCAGGCCGATGCACCGGTGGTTTTGTGGTTGCAGGGTGGTCCTGGTGCTAGCTCCATGTACGGACTGTTCACCGAGAATGGGCCGTTTTCAGTCGACGCCAAGATGAAAATTCATCCCCGGAAGTACTCGTGGCACCTCAATCATCACCTGATCTACATCGATAACCCCGTCGGCACCGGGTTCAGCTTCACCGATCACGACGAAGGTTACTGCACGGACGAGAAGAAGGTCGGCGCGAATCTACACGAAGCGCTGGTACAGTTCTTCCAGCTGTTTCCGGATCTCCAGAGTCGCAAGTTCTTCGTGACCGGAGAATCGTACGGTGGAAAGTACGTGCCAGCTGTGTCGCACGCGATCCACCGAAACAACGACAACGCCAAGGTCAAAATCAATCTGGCTGGACTGGCGATCGGCAACGGACTCTGTGATCCGTTCCACCAGCTCGTCTACGGAGACTACCTGTACCAGCTCGGCTTGATCGACTCGAACGCTCGCGATCAGTTCCACGCTTACGAAAAGAAGGGCCGCGATTGCATCACCAAGAAGGACTTCAACTGTGCCTTCGACGCGTTCGACGCCCTCATCAACGGCGATCAGTTCCCCAGCGGTTCGCTGTTCAAAAACGTGTCCGGCTTCGATACGTACTTCAACTACCTGCACACCAAGCCCGACGCTAGCGATGAGTTCATGGTCAAGTTCCTGACCCTCCCCGAGACGCGCCAGGCGATCCACGTCGGCAACAACACATTCCACGATCTGGACAGCGAAAACAAGGTCGAAGAACACCTCAAGCAGGACGTGATGAACTCGGTTGTCCCGTACCTCGAGGAACTGCTCTCCAGCTATCGGGTGGCGATCTACAACGGCCAGCTGGACATTATCGTGGCCTACCCGCTGACGATCAACTACGTTCGTACGCTCAACTTCCCGGGTCGCGATCAGTACAAAAAGGCCCCGCGGTACATCTGGAAGGTTGACGGGGAGGTCGCGGGATATGCGAAGGAAGCGGGAAACCTGGTGGAGGTGCTGGTGCGCAACGCTGGCCACATGGTCCCCAAGGATCAACCCAAGTGGGCGCTGGATCTGGTCATGCGGCTGACCCACGGCAAGGGTTCGCCAAGTGAATTGGTAGGGGATGATCTACgcctgaaataa
- the LOC6041038 gene encoding sterol regulatory element-binding protein 2 gives MGSAGGGWSEFPSTMDVFKEDELINDIADMYQLNEEKLMNIMNEEFLSQYSWEGQQASPDSTTSPFLNSLNDPSLDMEQEDSGLLKSEPQQQQLVSVDPMMVNVPQQQTITSSVVKQEPIVVHQQPVTTTSVAAPIILTQNRVANITTNGSTIVLQNAPPGYSYIKTIVPTTSTTSTTVPQTILPKTSAPTPVVKTTVPVMPQMFTFQTAGNNQILLQANPAQNIHTVVTGPIITTGLPLVMESSSASVENPGKLQLNPQPKVKEVKRSAHNAIERRYRTSINSCIVELKNMLVGVDAKLNKSAILRKALDHIRHLQKENNSLKQENMYLKAKMNNQKYSLKDLLVTKVSESELGQLGGPTTPPRSDQSSIPSSSPSHNSDNSMPPSPFGTTSSADESMLDDVMVPNVHGMSAHSRLTLCMFMLAVLTINPFGSFLSAGSDEQIDPGTSRRILTVDEPFFSWSGLASSVLIFAVNVAVLAFGLIKLLVYGDPILPVRSKASTDYWKHKKQSDLDFERGNVAASLNESKRCLATFGITIPDSRLETVTTTGWQFIRMFLHRIYVGRWLSRRTGGLFKPDAERQDALNSAKELALLFHRLNQLSLVSNQPDRNGLMMSLYAVNMAETAAAVISPEDTIEIYIMAALRVKKSYPRFMQYFCRYYLAKAKQLGETMEQGKFGWAFTSFGFRFLTNHAVRFEEHPESQMFTMLGNRADPLEYILRDYRENLLRKSIQCLVGSGQINWKHAQQPLEAKDAKEEQSDNAKSTNYPYSSCQISNVLHFVELLKDCLSKQDRLAHWWSSLFSIAAHWLLGEDMEAELLYSHIENLPQDLINAEDTLPKALLAAFHAKKQLLSRPHYDSIRVFQKCNAGSRFLEDSLTMNICKSPIQLKLLAQLLACDWLLEARTALWESDNEKFQSQSGEYIPVSGAVLAKFQKDLDSLRTVTNEIPNAQSRIFLYEAVCRLMAGAAPGPTQQLLGHSLRQRYARSSIICSGKDRNAAQQQLVGGRERAAALYVACKHLPEPCLATPGERTSMLREAAKTLERIGDKKRLQQCYQLMRSLGSGAGTN, from the coding sequence ATGGGTAGCGCCGGTGGCGGCTGGAGTGAATTCCCGTCGACCATGGATGTCTTCAAGGAGGACGAGTTGATCAACGATATTGCGGACATGTACCAGCTAAACGAGGAAAAGCTGATGAATATTATGAACGAGGAGTTCCTCAGCCAGTACAGCTGGGAGGGGCAGCAGGCGTCGCCGGATTCGACCACATCTCCGTTCCTGAATTCGCTGAACGACCCGTCGCTGGATATGGAGCAAGAAGATTCCGGATTGCTGAAGAGTGagccccagcagcagcagttggtATCGGTGGATCCGATGATGGTCAATGTACCGCAGCAGCAAACGATCACTTCAAGCGTCGTAAAGCAGGAGCCGATCGTGGTCCACCAGCAACCGGTGACGACGACCAGCGTTGCGGCTCCGATCATCCTCACCCAGAACCGAGTCGCCAACATCACGACGAATGGATCTACAATCGTTCTGCAGAATGCTCCTCCGGGTTATTCTTACATCAAGACCATCGTGCCGACAACGAGTACCACGTCGACAACCGTCCCGCAGACCATTCTCCCGAAGAcgtcggctccgactccggttGTGAAAACGACGGTCCCCGTTATGCCGCAGATGTTTACATTCCAAACGGCCGGAAACAACCAGATTCTGCTTCAGGCGAACCCAGCGCAAAACATTCACACCGTGGTAACTGGACCCATTATAACGACCGGACTTCCGCTGGTGATGGAATCTTCTTCAGCATCCGTTGAGAATCCCGGCAAGTTGCAGCTCAACCCACAGCCCAAGGTGAAGGAGGTCAAGCGTTCGGCTCACAACGCCATCGAGCGTCGCTACCGGACCTCAATCAACAGCTGCATCGTTGAGCTGAAGAACATGCTCGTCGGGGTCGATGCCAAATTGAACAAGTCCGCCATTCTCCGCAAGGCTTTGGATCACATACGCCATCttcaaaaagaaaacaacagCCTGAAACAGGAGAACATGTATCTCAAGGCAAAGATGAACAACCAAAAGTACTCGCTGAAGGATCTGCTCGTCACGAAAGTCTCGGAGAGCGAGCTGGGCCAGCTTGGCGGCCCGACCACGCCTCCACGGAGCGACCAATCGTCGATTCCGTCCTCGTCGCCGTCGCACAACTCGGACAACTCGATGCCACCGTCTCCGTTTGGCACGACGTCCTCCGCGGACGAATCTATGCTGGACGATGTCATGGTTCCGAACGTGCACGGAATGTCTGCGCACTCGCGGCTGACGCTCTGCATGTTCATGCTGGCCGTGCTGACGATCAATCCGTTTGGAAGCTTCCTGTCGGCAGGGTCGGATGAACAGATCGATCCGGGCACGAGTCGTCGTATCTTGACCGTGGACGAACCGTTCTTCTCGTGGAGTGGGTTGGCTTCGTCGGTGCTGATCTTCGCGGTAAATGTTGCTGTTTTGGCGTTTGGGTTGATCAAGTTGCTTGTTTACGGTGATCCGATACTTCCGGTTCGTTCGAAGGCATCCACCGATTACTGGAAGCACAAGAAGCAATCCGACTTGGACTTTGAGCGTGGAAATGTGGCTGCTTCGCTGAATGAGTCGAAACGGTGTCTTGCAACGTTCGGGATTACAATCCCGGACAGTCGTCTGGAAACGGTCACCACCACCGGTTGGCAGTTCATTCGGATGTTCTTGCATCGGATCTACGTTGGTCGCTGGCTCTCCCGCCGCACTGGTGGACTGTTCAAGCCCGATGCCGAGCGACAGGACGCGCTGAACTCGGCGAAAGAATTGGCTCTGCTGTTTCATCGCTTGAATCAGCTGTCGCTCGTGTCCAATCAACCCGATCGCAACGGACTCATGATGTCGCTGTACGCCGTCAATATGGCTGAAACTGCCGCGGCGGTCATTTCTCCGGAGGACACCATCGAGATTTACATCATGGCAGCGCTGCGCGTCAAGAAGAGCTACCCCCGGTTCATGCAGTACTTCTGCCGTTACTATCTGGCCAAGGCAAAGCAGCTGGGCGAAACCATGGAGCAGGGCAAGTTCGGCtgggcgtttacgtcgtttggTTTTCGCTTCCTCACGAATCACGCCGTTCGGTTCGAGGAACACCCGGAATCGCAGATGTTCACCATGTTGGGCAATCGAGCGGATCCGCTGGAGTACATTCTGCGAGATTACCGCGAGAACCTGCTCCGGAAGTCGATCCAGTGCCTCGTTGGATCGGGACAAATCAACTGGAAGCATGCGCAGCAGCCTCTTGAAGCTAAAGACGCAAAGGAAGAGCAGTCGGACAACGCCAAATCCACGAACTATCCGTACTCCAGTTGCCAGATCAGCAACGTGCTTCACTTTGTCGAGCTACTGAAGGACTGTCTCAGCAAACAAGACCGTCTAGCTCACTGGTGGTCCAGCCTGTTCAGCATTGCCGCTCACTGGTTGCTCGGTGAAGACATGGAAGCTGAACTGCTGTATTCGCACATTGAAAATCTACCGCAAGATTTAATCAACGCCGAAGACACCCTCCCGAAAGCCCTCCTCGCCGCCTTCCACGCCAAGAAACAACTCCTAAGCCGGCCCCACTACGATTCGATTCGCGTGTTTCAAAAGTGCAACGCCGGAAGTCGCTTCCTCGAGGACAGTCTAACAATGAACATCTGCAAAAGCCCGATCCAGCTGAAACTCCTAGCCCAACTGCTCGCCTGCGACTGGCTGCTGGAAGCACGCACCGCCCTCTGGGAATCGGACAACGAAAAGTTCCAGAGCCAATCCGGCGAGTACATCCCGGTCTCCGGCGCCGTCCTGGCCAAGTTCCAAAAGGACCTCGATTCCCTCCGCACCGTCACCAACGAAATCCCGAACGCCCAGTCGCGCATCTTCCTGTACGAAGCCGTCTGCCGGTTGATGGCCGGAGCCGCCCCGGGTCCAACCCAGCAACTGCTCGGACACAGTCTACGCCAGCGGTACGCGCGCTCTTCGATCATCTGCAGCGGCAAGGACCGGAACGCGGCCCAACAGCAGCTGGTCGGAGGACGCGAACGAGCTGCGGCCCTGTACGTGGCCTGCAAACATCTGCCGGAACCGTGCCTGGCGACGCCGGGCGAGCGGACCAGTATGCTGCGCGAGGCGGCCAAAACGCTCGAGCGGATCGGCGACAAGAAGCGGCTGCAGCAGTGCTACCAGCTGATGCGATCGCTCGGCAGCGGAGCGGGCACGAACTGA
- the LOC6041037 gene encoding LOW QUALITY PROTEIN: RCC1-like G exchanging factor-like protein (The sequence of the model RefSeq protein was modified relative to this genomic sequence to represent the inferred CDS: inserted 1 base in 1 codon) → MNHIRSLALGTGLVRHYTSAARRSVLRQDRTKIPTHQYPIARPSDARVYVWGLAATGALGVQTSVKKQAQVHTDVVQHPSRLSFAENRECLDVAAGYGFSSFATACRGGKSLWGTGINTDAQIGFHKLGGQQRKPFELLIYPAPVDLASVAGNNSEVQIVRVAAGRAHQLALGEDGTVYALGNNSYGQCGREIIKDEDYFNQATIHRIKDLGGTDDPVKEVDCGQDHSFFLTRSGRLFSCGWSDDGQTGQGRFGLVSTPGLVXGDLKGEVVTKVTGSSDTVLALNDRGEVFGWGNTEYGQLPSDGDETPQINSPRHLTFLRDCGRIVDIAAGGSYCLALNEAGDVFAWGYGILGFGPEVVHQPRPRLIPATLFGRNDFNPASRVRAIYCGLTHSGAITDGDDLYMWGHNRHGCLGFGDRKDQFFPLKVAVSARVMKISCGVDHTLALCRAFV, encoded by the exons atgaacCACATTCGGTCACTCGCCCTAGGAACCGGCCTCGTCCGTCATTACACATCCGCCGCACGCCGAAGTGTCCTCCGCCAGGATCGCACCAAAATTCCAA CCCACCAGTATCCGATCGCACGGCCCTCGGACGCCCGGGTGTACGTGTGGGGTCTCGCGGCAACCGGTGCCCTCGGAGTGCAAACCTCTGTGAAGAAGCAAGCCCAGGTGCACACGGACGTGGTCCAACATCCGAGCCGGTTGAGCTTCGCCGAGAATCGGGAGTGTTTGGACGTGGCCGCCGGGTACGGGTTCTCGAGCTTTGCGACGGCCTGTCGTGGGGGTAAGAGTTTGTGGGGCACCGGGATTAATACGGACGCGCAGATTGGGTTCCACAAGTTGGGCGGACAGCAGCGGAAACCGTTCGAACTGTTGATCTACCCGGCACCGGTGGATTTGGCCTCGGTCGCGGGGAATAACAGTGAGGTGCAGATTGTGCGGGTTGCGGCCGGGCGGGCACATCAGCTGGCGTTGGGTGAGGACGGGACGGTTTATGCGCTGGGGAACAATTCGTATGGGCAGTGCGGTCGGGAGATAATCAAAGACGAGGACTACTTCAATCAAGCGACGATCCATCGGATAAAGGATCTGGGAGGTACGGACGATCCGGTGAAGGAGGTCGATTGTGGTCAGGATCACAGCTTCTTTTTGACGCGCTCGGGACGGTTGTTCTCGTGCGGGTGGAGTGACGACGGTCAAACTGGACAGGGCCGGTTCGGATTGGTGAGCACGCCGGGACTTG GAGGGGACCTCAAGGGTGAAGTGGTGACCAAAGTTACCGGGTCTTCGGACACGGTACTAGCGCTGAATG ATCGCGGCGAAGTGTTCGGCTGGGGCAACACCGAGTACGGCCAACTCCCCTCAGACGGCGACGAAACGCCCCAAATCAACTCCCCCCGTCATCTGACCTTCCTGCGGGACTGCGGCCGCATCGTAGATATCGCCGCCGGTGGTTCCTACTGCCTGGCGCTCAACGAAGCCGGTGACGTGTTTGCCTGGGGTTACGGCATCCTGGGCTTCGGACCGGAAGTGGTCCACCAGCCGCGACCTCGCCTCATCCCGGCCACCCTCTTCGGCAGGAACGACTTCAACCCAGCTTCGCGAGTGCGGGCGATTTACTGCGGCCTCACCCACAGCGGAGCGATAACGGACGGGGATGATCTGTACATGTGGGGCCACAATCGGCACGGGTGTCTCGGGTTTGGCGACCGAAAGGATCAGTTCTTTCCGCTGAAGGTGGCCGTCAGTGCGCGCGTGATGAAGATTAGCTGCGGCGTGGATCATACGCTGGCGCTGTGTCGAGCGTTTGTCTAG
- the LOC6041036 gene encoding histone H3-like centromeric protein cnp1 produces the protein MPRRVRTPPRRIPPQPSAKDGQRAGSSRNQPSQRDLQEAGPSRAGTRSSRRSRSEPRRSANRDDSSSSSEDDRSYRLPRMSRSRSEQRNARPTRLHGARVLREITRLQLTTDLLIPKLPFARLIREVLQQYSQRNLRITPEALLCLQESSEIYLTQMFEDAYRCTLHRERVTMMPKDMNLALYLRERWAR, from the coding sequence ATGCCGCGCCGCGTAAGAACCCCACCACGACGCATCCCGCCCCAACCATCGGCCAAGGACGGTCAGCGTGCCGGTTCGTCCCGCAATCAGCCATCCCAACGAGACTTGCAGGAAGCTGGGCCTTCCCGGGCAGGCACTCGGTCATCCCGCCGTTCGCGGTCCGAACCGCGACGTTCCGCCAACAGAGACGACAGCAGTAGCTCCAGCGAGGACGATCGTAGCTACCGGTTGCCCCGAATGTCCCGATCGCGCTCGGAGCAGCGCAACGCGCGGCCAACTCGACTCCACGGAGCTCGCGTTCTCCGGGAAATCACCCGTCTCCAGCTGACCACAGACCTACTGATCCCGAAGCTACCCTTTGCCCGGCTTATTCGCGAAGTTCTGCAGCAGTATTCTCAGCGGAACCTGCGAATAACCCCGGAGGCCTTGCTTTGCCTGCAAGAATCGTCTGAAATCTACCTGACGCAGATGTTCGAGGACGCGTACCGGTGCACGCTTCACCGGGAACGCGTTACGATGATGCCCAAGGACATGAACCTGGCGCTGTACCTGCGCGAACGGTGGGCTCGCTGA